The nucleotide window CTTATGCAGGCTCGGAGGAGCCGTGCAGGAGGCGGGAGTTCTACACGTGTTGAAAGTCCTGGCTGAGCGCTGGAGCTACGGTTACAGGCCCAAGCTCTACGTGGTCGATTTCAGCGAGATACTGAAGTCCTTGAGGAAAAACTGTGATCCCAGCTTCCTAACGGTGCTGCTCAAGAGGTTCATGCTGAGAGCGGCTGAAGCGATAGCGCTCAAAGAGGGGTTTGAAGCTGTAGTAACGGGCGATTCCCTAGGGCAAGCATCGTCCCAGACACTAACCAACCTCTCAGTTACCTCCGAAGCCGTCAGGATCATTGTTTTTAGACCCTTAATAGGCTTCGACAAAGACGATATAGTCGCCTTGGCGAGAGAGATAGGCACCTACGAAGCTTCGGCAAGAGTAAAGGAATACTGCGGAGCATTCAGCGAGCACCCTCGCACACGGGTGAAACTCGATGAGGTAAAGAGGGAGGAAGGCAAGCTCGATCCAACACTACTGGATAAGGCTTTATCCAGGGTCATGATCTACGACTTGAAAGAGGTTAGCGTGGAAGAGGCTTACGGAGAGCTCGAGGTGGAGACCCCGCCTCCCGACTCGATAATCGTCGACCTGCGAAGCAGTTCAAGCCGCAGGGTGTGGAGTATTCCGGGGTCGATCTCCATGGACTTCGACCAGCTAATCGAGGGAGCGGCAGGGCTAGACCCCGCGAAGAAGTACGTTCTCGTGTGCGACGAAGGGGCTTTGAGCCTTGAGGCAGCATACATACTCCGAAAGCTTGGTTTTCAAGCCTACAGCTTGCGTGGAGGGGCAAAACGCTTACGGCGCAAGTTGACTAAGAGCTGAGATCTATCGATCCGATGGAAGCCATTTTTCGCTGCGCTAAGTAGTAATTCGCCCTCGTGGCACTAGAGGGTAATGAGTGGTGGACCGGCCGGGACTTGAACCCGGGACCTCCCGCGCTCTTGGCCACTGCCACTTGACTTGCAAGGCGGACGCTCTCCCAGCCTGAGCTACCGGCCCGACTAAGCCGGAAAGCCGGGGGGTAAATTCTTTGCGCGAGCATGGAGGATGGTTTTTTAGGTAGCAGCGCAAAGGCTCTCTGCGTGAGAGTAGACCTCGTAGAGGAGCTCTGCAGATTGATCAGGGTCAAGTCTGAAGTCGCCGTCACAGAACTCGGAGAGATTAAGAGGAGCAACTACCTGGAGGCTGCAAGAGCTGTGGCAGAGCTTGCTGAGAGGTCGGGTCTCTCGGCTGAAATCGTGGAACTTGAGGCTAAAGGAGGGGTGATCCCTACGGTGATCATAGAAGGGGGTGGGCAAGGGCCGAGCCTCGCGTTGGTCAGCCACTACGATGTTGTACCGGCAAGGGGTCCCTGGCTTGTCAACGGACGTGGAATCGATCCTTACGAGCCTCTAATCATCGATGGTAAAGTGTACGGCAGGGGCTCTGCTGACGATAAATCGGCTATCGTGGCCAGCATCGCTGGGCTGGCAGAGCTCTTGGAGAGCGGGGTGAAACTTAGGTACAAACCATCGATCGTTGTAACCGGTGATGAAGAAGTAGGAGGGTTAGGGGTTAAAACGCTCCTCGATAGTGGTTACCGCTGGGATAAGGCCGTAATTCTGGACGCTGGCGCTGAGTACCTCTCCGTGGGAGCAAGCGGCGTCGCCTTCGGCTGGATACGGGTGCGAGGTCGCTCCGGCCACGCAGGCTACCCTCACAAGGCTGCTAACCCTGTTGAAGGGGCGATAAAGCTGGCCTACAAGCTTTTGGAGACCTACAAGCCTTTAAGAGCCGCTAAGCTTTCGAGGTTCAACTCGCCTCCGGGCTCGCCCGTTCCTAAAGTCTGGGGACGCTTTAGCTTCACGATCTTCAAGCTGGCGCAGGGGGAGCCCGAGAAGCACAACCGGATCCCGTCGGAGGTGCTACTTGGTTTCGATTTGCGCCTACTCCCGGAGGAGGAGCTGGAAGGGGCGCTCGCAGAATTCTACTCGCATGTTTCCTCCGCAGCAGCGGGGCTAGGCGTAGACGTGGAGGTAACAGCTTGGGGTCAGAAAGGATGGTTCTCTAGGGACGAGAGCCTAATGAGGGAGGCGCTCGAAGCTGCTCGCCGAGCATACGCGGCCGTAGGCCTAAGTGGAGAGGTGGGAGCCGCAGCTGAGCTCGGCGGAAATGATGGAACGTTCTTCGACTCTGTTGGTATACCTGTAGTCGCGTTCGGTGCGATAAGAGCGGAGTGCAACGTTCACTCCGAAAACGAATTTGTCTACATTCATGATCTCCAAATGCTGAAGGAGTTCACGAAGAACCTACTGAAGGGTGGTACACATGAGTAAGCAGACAAGGTACGTATTCATCACGGGCGGCGTGCTTAGCGGAATAGGGAAAGGAGTGGTTTCAGCGTCCATCGCGAAGCTGTTCCAGTTTAGAGGGTACAGAGTCGATATGATCAAGATCGACCCTTACCTGAACGTTGATCCGGGCACCCTCAACCCGATCGAGCACGGTGAGGTTTTCGTCTGCGATGAAGTCTGGGAGTTTGAGCCAGCACCGGGCTACAGGTTTCTGATAGCCGAGATAGATCAGGACTTTGGAACATACGAGAGGTTCCTAGACGTAAACATGCACCCCTCTAACAACATAACCTCTGGGCAAGTTTACTTGAGCGTCATACTCCGCGAGCGCACGGGAGATTACCTGGGCAGAACCATTCAGGTTATTCCGCATATAACTGATGAAATCAAGCGTAGGATCAAGATGGTGGCGGATAGAAGCCAACCAGACGTACTGATCGTTGAAGTGGGTGGCAC belongs to Thermofilaceae archaeon and includes:
- the thiI gene encoding tRNA uracil 4-sulfurtransferase ThiI, with amino-acid sequence MLVVLLLRLGEITIKGPRTRRRFEKLLQRNIKEALHSAGIEYTERREGGRIFIYCQNEDKALEILRRVFGIKSLSKAVEIEFTDLDDLVAKAEEVFREKVKGKRFAVRARRVGSHSFTSLDVEKALGAALLGYGAGVDLENPDVTVYVEVRGQRAYLYTDVVRAYGGLPIGSEGRVLALVSGGFDSAVAAWFMLRRGAEVHYLLCRLGGAVQEAGVLHVLKVLAERWSYGYRPKLYVVDFSEILKSLRKNCDPSFLTVLLKRFMLRAAEAIALKEGFEAVVTGDSLGQASSQTLTNLSVTSEAVRIIVFRPLIGFDKDDIVALAREIGTYEASARVKEYCGAFSEHPRTRVKLDEVKREEGKLDPTLLDKALSRVMIYDLKEVSVEEAYGELEVETPPPDSIIVDLRSSSSRRVWSIPGSISMDFDQLIEGAAGLDPAKKYVLVCDEGALSLEAAYILRKLGFQAYSLRGGAKRLRRKLTKS
- a CDS encoding M20/M25/M40 family metallo-hydrolase, which codes for MRVDLVEELCRLIRVKSEVAVTELGEIKRSNYLEAARAVAELAERSGLSAEIVELEAKGGVIPTVIIEGGGQGPSLALVSHYDVVPARGPWLVNGRGIDPYEPLIIDGKVYGRGSADDKSAIVASIAGLAELLESGVKLRYKPSIVVTGDEEVGGLGVKTLLDSGYRWDKAVILDAGAEYLSVGASGVAFGWIRVRGRSGHAGYPHKAANPVEGAIKLAYKLLETYKPLRAAKLSRFNSPPGSPVPKVWGRFSFTIFKLAQGEPEKHNRIPSEVLLGFDLRLLPEEELEGALAEFYSHVSSAAAGLGVDVEVTAWGQKGWFSRDESLMREALEAARRAYAAVGLSGEVGAAAELGGNDGTFFDSVGIPVVAFGAIRAECNVHSENEFVYIHDLQMLKEFTKNLLKGGTHE